From the Hoplias malabaricus isolate fHopMal1 chromosome 13, fHopMal1.hap1, whole genome shotgun sequence genome, the window TGACATTTAACAtgacatttaacaaaaatgGCAACATGGTGTTGTTATAATGTCTTTCATTACAGTGTATGACTGCATGTCAGGTGTCAGTGTATTTGCAATGACATGTAACATCAAATATCTACTAAAtaaggttctctctctctcattgcagTGCTTGGTATGTTGGAGGTTCAGGTGGAGATAGACCCAAacactggtgcctcctccattATGTCCAAGGCTCCACTATCAGCAGAAGCTCTGGGAGCTAAAGGAGAGGGCATCCAACATTCAAAGGAGGAACTGTGTCAGATTCTTAATGCCATCTCTGATGTGGGCATGCAGACCATACTGGATAGAAATGAAGAACAAGGAGAACCAAAGGAAGAAAAAGCAGAGACAAAAGAGCCAGAGACTGAGCCATCACCAGAAGCTCCTGAGGTTCTAACCCAGGACACCCAACACCAAGAAAAGACCACAGAACTAGAACACCCTGGATATTTAGCTGTCTCTGAATACGATGTTGAAGAAGGAGGATTGAATCTAAGCGGAGGTGAGGCAGAGGAAGATGAGGATAAAGAACAAGAGAGGGAAGAGGAAGTTGAAGTGGGGGAGGACAAATGGGAGATGGTCAGTTGCAGGCCAGAAGAAAGACTGGATCCAGTGGTGCTGACCTTCCAGGGCTTCACAATGGTTCAGACAGCTCCAGGACTGTCTTTTAGTTACAGAGAAGAAGGAAGAGTCCTAAAGGTAGAACAAGTCTACATCTCTAATGAGGAGGATGGAGATAAGGTTACATCTGAGGATCTGAATCTCATTACAGCTGAAAACATGTCTGCAAAAGAAGAGTCCCCACAGAGTGAAGAGCCAGCGTCATCTAGTGCCTCTCGCTCAAAAGGAACCCTGCAAAAACCTCCTCCAGAAGTGACGTTAGAGACAGTTTGTCTTGATATTGGACCAGCTACGGCTGCCATATCCGTGCCATTACAGGAGCTCAGCGATGTGTCAGATGTAACAGGTTCTGGAGAAGCACCAGTGCCAGACGTCCCTCAGAATCCTCCCCAAATTCCAGATGTTTCAGAAGATGCCAAAGGGAATGTTTCTACTGTGGAACATGCTGTCAGAACTGGTCTTGAGGCACAAAGAGTGGTAAAAACGGAACTAAAGCATGAGCCAGATCTTGAAGACGAGGTCTTTCAAGACGTCCCTTTAGATGGCAATGGTGAGACATCTCAGGCGTCGATCCAAAGAGAAAGAGCCGCACAGAGCACTGAGCAAAAGCCAGAAATCCAGGCTCTGATGCCTCCAAGTGAAACACCAAAAAGAGCAGGAGGAAAAACCACAAACAAAAGAATGACTTgccagtgttgcactgtgatgTGAGCAAGCGTTCCTGACAGATTTCTCCTGACAACTCTGCCTCGTTCACTGTGTACTATAAAGAATCAGTGCGGATATTTTATGTACGTGCTTTTGTAGCTCAGTTGAAGATGAACCTCTGAGCAGCCATGATTCCAGCCTCTGTGCCTTAACTGAATGTTACAAGTCACTGATGCCCCCTGTTGGTCACAGTACTGTactgaaatataaacattttgaaGCCCGTTTATATCAAAGCACTGTTTTTATCTCAGTCTCTTATCTTGGCCTTGCACTGAGCTGTTTTTACTTgcaatcaaataaaaatgtctATGGTGCTTTGGAAATGTAAGCCATTACATAGACATCATTCTTTtaaccatttttaaatgtttgaagGGAAATTTCATATTCAAATTTGCATGTCTCTGTTACTGAGGTGTAAACAACATCAATAAATTAATGTGAATTTTGCATTGTacagaaactttaaaaaaattaacagtgGTGGTGCTATTTATTTTGTGGGAATAAGGGAATAACCCAAATTAATCATAGTGTTTgcttactcaaaatgtaacagggcctacacactactgcagccacactttagacttagttctgacactaggtcttaacattgacaaaattaatatcttaccgaaatcctcagcaatctccgaccattacttaatttcatatgagctacgttttagccataatatatgtaggaaccctcgctattctacaaggcgtataataaaaccatctaccgccctacaatttatagaaaacctaccagaactatcaaccccagttccaactccatcagacccaatggacctagatgtactaactgattacctagaaaatacctgtcgatctactttagaaaaggtagcaccacttaaacataaaagtataagacagaaaaagctcgcaccatggtataacgataagacccgtactttaaaacaaacattacgaaaactagagcggaaatggcgatcaaccaagcttgaagtgttccattct encodes:
- the LOC136664924 gene encoding enolase-phosphatase E1-like — protein: MEATPSSADATETWTTPQSPTHKPEESTQEKPQSTRTEIEAEDKNPTNMSDVESSAFTENETSDLSEDPERPAQTGPEDEEEKEKAPEISVAFNSEVHLENGQLERSVLGMLEVQVEIDPNTGASSIMSKAPLSAEALGAKGEGIQHSKEELCQILNAISDVGMQTILDRNEEQGEPKEEKAETKEPETEPSPEAPEVLTQDTQHQEKTTELEHPGYLAVSEYDVEEGGLNLSGGEAEEDEDKEQEREEEVEVGEDKWEMVSCRPEERLDPVVLTFQGFTMVQTAPGLSFSYREEGRVLKVEQVYISNEEDGDKVTSEDLNLITAENMSAKEESPQSEEPASSSASRSKGTLQKPPPEVTLETVCLDIGPATAAISVPLQELSDVSDVTGSGEAPVPDVPQNPPQIPDVSEDAKGNVSTVEHAVRTGLEAQRVVKTELKHEPDLEDEVFQDVPLDGNGETSQASIQRERAAQSTEQKPEIQALMPPSETPKRAGGKTTNKRMTCQCCTVM